In Plasmodium knowlesi strain H genome assembly, chromosome: 7, one DNA window encodes the following:
- a CDS encoding phosphoglycerate kinase, putative, producing the protein MLGNKLSITDVKDIKGKKVLVRVDFNVPIENGIIKDTNRITATLPTIHHLKKEGASKIILISHCGRPDGTKNVKYTLKPVAETLTKLLEEEVLFLNDCVGEEVEKQINEAKDNSVILLENLRFHVEEEGKGVDGAGNKIKANKEDVEKFQSQLTKLGDIFINDAFGTAHRAHSSMVGIKLNVKASGFLMKKELEYFSKALENPQRPLLAILGGAKVSDKIQLIKNLLDKVDRMIIGGGMAYTFKYVLNNMKIGDSLFDEAGSKIVNEIMEKAKEKNVQIYLPVDFKVADKFDNNANTKIVTDKEGIEDNWMGLDAGPNSIENYKDVILTSKTIIWNGPQGVFEMPNFANGSIECLKLVIEATKKGAITIVGGGDTASLVEQQQKKNEISHVSTGGGASLELLEGKELPGVLALSNK; encoded by the coding sequence ATGTTAGGAAACAAGCTTAGCATCACAGACGTGAAGGACATTAAGGGCAAGAAGGTTCTGGTGCGCGTAGATTTCAACGTACCAATTGAAAATGGAATTATTAAGGACACGAACAGAATCACAGCGACCCTGCCCACTATTCACCAtctgaagaaggaaggagcgtcgaaaattatattaatttCTCATTGTGGAAGGCCAGACGGAACAAAGAATGTAAAATACACCTTAAAGCCCGTTGCAGAAACATTAACCAAATTACTTGAAGAAGAAGTGCTTTTCCTAAATGACTGTGTAGGAGAAGAAGTAGAGAAACAGATAAACGAAGCCAAGGATAATTCTGTCATTCTTCTTGAAAATTTAAGATTCCatgtagaagaagaaggaaaaggagtaGATGGAGctggaaataaaataaaggctAATAAAGAAGATGTAGAAAAGTTTCAAAGTCAATTAACCAAATTAGgagatatttttattaatgaTGCTTTTGGAACAGCACATCGAGCACACAGTAGCATGGTTGGTATTAAATTGAATGTGAAAGCTTCTGgatttttgatgaaaaaagaattagaATATTTTAGTAAAGCTTTGGAAAATCCACAGAGACCTTTGCTAGCGATTTTAGGTGGAGCAAAAGTATCAGATAAAATtcaattaataaaaaatcttCTGGACAAAGTAGACAGAATGATAATTGGTGGTGGAATGGCCTACACTTTTAAATACGTGTTGAATAATATGAAAATAGGAGATTCACTTTTTGATGAAGCAGGTAGCAAAATTGTGAATGAAATTATGGAAAaggcaaaagaaaagaatgtacAAATTTACCTCCCTGTAGATTTTAAAGTAGCTGATAAATTTGATAATAACGCCAACACGAAAATTGTAACGGATAAAGAAGGTATTGAAGATAACTGGATGGGACTTGATGCTGGACCAAACAGTATCGAAAATTATAAGGATGTCATTTTAACCTCCAAAACAATTATTTGGAATGGACCCCAGGGGGTATTTGAGATGCCCAATTTTGCCAATGGTAGTATTGAATGTTTGAAATTGGTTATTGAAGCTACCAAGAAAGGAGCCATAACTATCGTCGGTGGAGGAGATACAGCTTCTCTAGTGGAACAAcaacagaagaagaatgaaatTAGCCATGTATCCACAGGTGGCGGGGCCTCCCTTGAATTActagaagggaaggaactcCCAGGTGTGTTGGCCCTCTCAAACAAATAA